The Bacillus sp. Y1 genome has a window encoding:
- a CDS encoding carbohydrate binding domain-containing protein has product MKRTLAILLSAMMILPVTSFAGTEVKQGNGKAISNQVVKQNKSDWSLVWADEFSGTEIDRTKWTFDIGNWLTDQDGNGITPGWGNNEKEYYTDSDETAFINDGKLVIKAKKEQVTDKFGTYDYTSAKLKTKGLFSKKYGRYEIKAKFPVGKGLWPAIWMLPEEDKYGSWAASGEIDIVESWGSKPHTVAGTIHYGEGWPNNKYTGKEFELPKNRGIDSWHTYALEWEPGELRWYVDGELYQTQNKWYSKGKDNAANYSYPAPFDQEFYLVMNLAVGGWFDGDPDETTQFPKQMEVDYVRVYDLKKRDYREPVEPVSGPVVLPADAKQPLEDGNLIYDQYYEEPITEVNQSGVELDPMYWNFVHLPEFGGDGSLTVEEINGKNFARTNIVNPGSQLYSLQMIQNISLGNGGKYKVSFDAKSSDARNIMVKAGAGPSLGWVKYSNEKSFKLTSDLQSYEFTFDMLNETDIAARLEFNLGGNGTNPVWIGNVRVEDITGAPVDNDAPKQPLPDGNHVYNGTFDQGGMDRLMFWNFSKNDALAAASVSEETRELHVSIEDGGSNPEAVQLNQKGMYLVKGNDYKATFKARADEPRTIQVALLDKDGTVNYSGMKTIELTSAMEEKTFSFTMPEEVSDSEAQIVFNYGGGNGDVYMDEVVLLKTSNTPDYGNVDLYPLKNGDFSSGLTSWTNYIHYDAEAAIAAENGEAKVSIDSEGNEVWSVILEQPNLDLTKGVVYELSFAARSTKERDVEVTVENAQFTRFFSETLKLTDQMQQFTYEFNMPIDDIASFKMLLGKNTLSPMGSHDVFIDNVVLKVKDAPSYLD; this is encoded by the coding sequence TTGAAAAGAACACTTGCGATTTTATTAAGTGCAATGATGATTCTGCCTGTCACAAGTTTCGCTGGTACGGAAGTCAAGCAAGGAAATGGAAAAGCAATCTCAAATCAGGTTGTTAAACAGAACAAATCAGATTGGTCCCTTGTTTGGGCAGATGAATTCAGCGGTACAGAAATTGATAGGACCAAATGGACTTTTGATATCGGGAACTGGCTAACCGATCAAGACGGAAATGGTATCACTCCCGGATGGGGAAACAATGAGAAAGAATATTATACGGACTCAGATGAAACCGCTTTTATTAATGATGGTAAGCTTGTCATCAAAGCGAAAAAAGAGCAGGTTACAGATAAGTTTGGAACATATGATTACACTTCGGCTAAGCTCAAAACAAAAGGCCTTTTCAGCAAAAAATATGGCCGCTATGAAATCAAGGCAAAGTTTCCTGTAGGAAAGGGACTATGGCCAGCCATTTGGATGCTTCCTGAAGAAGATAAGTATGGCTCCTGGGCAGCTTCAGGTGAGATTGATATTGTCGAGAGCTGGGGCAGCAAACCCCATACAGTTGCTGGAACCATTCATTATGGGGAAGGTTGGCCAAATAACAAGTATACCGGCAAGGAATTCGAACTTCCTAAAAACAGAGGGATAGACAGCTGGCATACATATGCTCTTGAGTGGGAACCAGGAGAATTGCGCTGGTATGTGGATGGAGAACTCTATCAAACTCAGAATAAATGGTATTCAAAAGGGAAGGACAATGCAGCAAATTATTCCTATCCTGCTCCATTCGATCAAGAATTCTATTTAGTGATGAATTTAGCTGTTGGCGGTTGGTTTGATGGTGACCCAGATGAAACTACACAATTTCCAAAGCAAATGGAAGTTGACTATGTTAGAGTGTATGACTTGAAGAAAAGAGACTACCGTGAGCCGGTAGAGCCGGTTTCAGGACCAGTTGTTTTGCCAGCAGATGCGAAGCAACCTTTGGAAGATGGTAATCTGATCTATGATCAATATTATGAAGAACCGATTACAGAAGTAAATCAGTCTGGTGTGGAACTGGATCCAATGTATTGGAACTTTGTCCATTTACCTGAGTTTGGTGGAGATGGAAGTCTTACTGTGGAAGAAATCAACGGTAAGAATTTTGCTCGAACGAATATTGTGAATCCTGGTTCACAGCTCTATTCTTTACAGATGATTCAGAACATCTCGCTTGGCAATGGAGGAAAATATAAAGTAAGCTTCGACGCCAAGTCTTCAGATGCTAGGAATATCATGGTCAAAGCTGGTGCTGGCCCTTCACTTGGTTGGGTGAAATATTCGAATGAAAAGTCATTTAAGCTTACTAGTGATCTACAATCCTATGAATTTACCTTTGATATGCTGAACGAAACTGATATTGCAGCAAGGCTTGAATTCAATCTTGGTGGCAACGGAACCAACCCCGTTTGGATTGGTAATGTAAGAGTGGAAGATATTACAGGGGCTCCAGTAGATAACGATGCACCGAAGCAACCACTACCAGATGGAAATCATGTTTATAATGGTACGTTTGATCAGGGGGGCATGGATCGGTTAATGTTCTGGAATTTTTCAAAAAACGATGCCTTAGCAGCAGCATCTGTTTCAGAAGAAACTCGAGAACTGCATGTATCAATTGAAGATGGAGGTAGCAATCCAGAAGCTGTCCAGCTTAACCAGAAAGGAATGTATTTGGTTAAGGGAAATGATTATAAAGCTACATTTAAAGCAAGGGCAGATGAACCAAGAACCATTCAAGTGGCTCTTTTAGATAAGGACGGCACGGTAAATTATTCTGGAATGAAAACGATTGAACTTACTTCCGCAATGGAAGAGAAAACATTTTCGTTCACAATGCCAGAAGAAGTATCTGATTCAGAAGCTCAAATCGTCTTTAACTATGGTGGTGGAAATGGAGATGTCTACATGGATGAGGTGGTCTTGCTCAAAACCTCCAACACACCAGATTATGGGAACGTTGACTTGTACCCATTAAAAAATGGCGATTTTAGCAGTGGACTAACTTCTTGGACGAATTATATACACTATGATGCCGAGGCTGCTATTGCTGCCGAAAATGGTGAAGCCAAAGTAAGTATTGACAGTGAAGGAAATGAAGTGTGGAGTGTCATTTTGGAACAGCCGAATTTAGATCTTACTAAAGGTGTCGTTTATGAGCTTTCGTTTGCTGCACGCTCTACCAAGGAAAGAGACGTTGAGGTCACAGTTGAAAATGCCCAGTTCACAAGATTTTTTAGTGAGACATTGAAACTGACTGATCAAATGCAGCAATTCACATATGAATTCAACATGCCAATAGATGACATAGCTTCCTTCAAGATGCTTCTTGGGAAAAATACTTTGTCACCAATGGGCAGCCATGATGTATTCATTGACAATGTGGTTTTAAAAGTGAAGGATGCACCGTCGTATTTGGATTAG
- a CDS encoding glycoside hydrolase family 30 protein, whose translation MEIKMIQTAKNTGERFTDKGNLTCTTETVEQAIILKLDPEQTFQRFMGFGGAFTEAAAYTLAQIPEADRARVIDSYFNPETGLNYSLGRTHIHSCDFALENYTYVEENDTELKSFSIERERKYVLPLIKDAVKTRGEELTILSSPWSPPAWMKTNNEMNNGGKLKPEFYHTWALYYTKYIKAMEQEGIPIWGITVQNEPEATQVWDSCRYTAEEERDFVKNHLGPVMEQEGLQDKKLIIWDHNRDVAYERAKTILSDSDASKYIWGTGLHWYVSEEFENLSKIHDDFPDKHLIFTEGCIEGGVKLGAWHTGERYARNIMGDINNWLEGWIDWNIVLNEQGGPNHVGNYCDAPIIVDTKTGEIHYNSSYYYIGHFSKYIKPNATRIAHDLHHETLKAVSFQNEDDSIVVVVMNEEDKSETFTISLEGKVTTAVLPEHSITTYIIKS comes from the coding sequence ATGGAAATCAAGATGATTCAAACTGCAAAGAATACTGGCGAGCGTTTCACTGACAAAGGAAACCTTACGTGTACGACTGAAACAGTTGAGCAAGCAATCATTCTTAAGCTTGATCCTGAACAGACGTTTCAACGCTTTATGGGATTTGGAGGAGCCTTCACAGAAGCAGCAGCCTATACCCTTGCACAAATTCCCGAAGCAGACCGGGCAAGGGTGATCGATAGCTATTTTAACCCTGAAACAGGACTAAACTATAGCTTGGGCAGAACCCATATCCATAGCTGTGATTTTGCATTAGAGAATTACACGTATGTGGAAGAAAATGATACGGAGCTTAAAAGCTTTTCCATTGAGCGTGAAAGAAAGTATGTACTACCGCTCATTAAAGATGCTGTGAAAACAAGGGGAGAGGAATTGACGATTCTATCTTCTCCTTGGAGTCCTCCTGCGTGGATGAAAACAAATAATGAAATGAATAACGGTGGGAAGCTGAAGCCAGAATTCTACCACACTTGGGCTTTGTACTATACAAAATATATCAAAGCCATGGAGCAGGAAGGGATTCCAATCTGGGGTATTACTGTACAGAATGAACCTGAAGCGACTCAAGTCTGGGATTCCTGCAGGTATACAGCTGAAGAAGAAAGGGATTTTGTCAAAAATCATTTGGGTCCAGTTATGGAGCAGGAGGGGCTTCAGGACAAGAAGCTTATCATCTGGGATCATAATCGTGATGTTGCATATGAACGGGCAAAGACCATTCTGTCAGACTCTGATGCTTCCAAATATATTTGGGGCACTGGACTTCATTGGTATGTTTCTGAGGAGTTTGAGAATTTAAGCAAAATTCATGATGATTTTCCTGATAAGCATTTAATTTTCACTGAGGGATGTATTGAAGGTGGAGTGAAGCTTGGAGCCTGGCATACAGGAGAACGCTATGCGCGGAACATCATGGGAGATATCAACAATTGGCTTGAAGGCTGGATTGACTGGAATATCGTCCTAAATGAACAGGGGGGCCCAAACCATGTAGGCAACTATTGTGATGCCCCGATTATTGTGGATACAAAGACGGGAGAGATTCACTATAATAGCTCCTATTACTATATTGGTCATTTCAGTAAATACATCAAACCGAATGCGACAAGAATTGCGCATGATCTTCATCACGAAACGTTGAAGGCAGTTTCCTTCCAGAATGAAGATGACTCTATTGTTGTAGTCGTGATGAATGAGGAAGACAAGTCAGAAACATTCACAATATCACTTGAAGGGAAGGTTACAACGGCTGTACTACCAGAGCACTCTATTACTACTTATATTATTAAAAGCTAA
- a CDS encoding cellobiose phosphorylase has translation MNKFSKDSTMEKYRIDENQYFVIEQFDQAKTFSSFLPGLAGLYGIPIWSFYVNRGQAMVSFGVQDKNYAITEFFPANQAYQRVSMNGFRTFVKIAGEKGATILEPFSAHGSTKGCTRNMYIKENELKIEEVNRSIGLNTLVTYFTLPNENFGALVRKVEIENITETTMSLEVLDGLPAIIPFGIDDAAYKAVGNTLKSWMDVFNLENGIPYYRVRSSTNDSAEVEEVSKGHFYLSFTEDGELILPIVDTDLIFGYNSSLSYPNEFEQKSIEDLKNAKPVTSNKVPCGFSGLGKVLASGEKLTFYTLVGHVKDIGIINDKAAEVMANGYMNQKYSESQSLVSEITEDAMTKTDSPLFDAYVKQSYLDNVLRGGYPILLETENTPFVYYVFSRKHGDLERDYNFFSLAPEFFSQGNGNFRDVNQNRRNDVFFHPETGVYNIKLFMSLIQPDGYNPLVVKGSSFEVANQTEWTWLEEIVSDATDVNFIKKKLEGTFTPGDLLQTISDRDIQLQLSLPDFLKKVLSKSSQNIEAEFGEGYWMDHWTYNLDLIENYLKVFPEKRKQLLFEEHDYKYFYSPVFVHPRSEKYVLTDGKVRQYEALSEGEHQQGSNWVTRSNGEFYTANLYSKLFNLALIKFSTLDPYGMGVEMEANKPGWNDSMNGLPGLFGSAMSETLELKRLLEFVTASGQEVEGDILLPIEVCELLDSINDSLTQHREGQLNDFDYWDQVTSAREHYREGVTKGFKGQEVSLSIQALAAYANLMLEKTKVGIDRATKMGNGLIPTYFCFEAETWKKITDESGKEKTNKKGLTLVKVESFDISMLPHFLEGPAREMKSTDSQSAKSIYERVRNSEIFDTNLKMYKTSASLEEQSFEIGRARAFTPGWLERESIFMHMEFKYLLSVLKSGLYEEFFDDLTNVLPPFMDPEVYGRSILENSSFIASSVNPDQSLHGQGFVARLSGTTAEFLSIWQLMMVGKEFFTVQDSELTLKLQPILPAWLFDKNGRVHFKLLGHTDVTYHNPSGKNTFGPDGVRVVKYILHMDGSKVEIAGERIQETYAKDIRGGKIERMDVYLD, from the coding sequence ATGAATAAATTTTCTAAGGATTCTACGATGGAAAAATACCGAATTGACGAGAATCAATATTTTGTAATTGAACAATTTGACCAGGCTAAAACCTTTTCAAGCTTTCTGCCAGGGCTTGCCGGCTTATATGGAATTCCCATTTGGTCATTTTATGTAAACCGTGGACAGGCAATGGTGAGCTTTGGTGTTCAGGATAAAAACTATGCGATTACAGAGTTCTTCCCAGCCAACCAAGCGTACCAGCGAGTTTCTATGAATGGATTTCGTACATTTGTAAAAATCGCAGGTGAAAAGGGAGCAACCATCCTTGAACCATTTTCAGCCCATGGCTCTACTAAAGGATGCACTAGAAATATGTATATAAAAGAGAATGAATTGAAGATTGAAGAAGTGAACCGTTCGATTGGGTTGAACACACTTGTTACGTATTTTACACTTCCGAATGAAAACTTCGGTGCCTTGGTACGTAAAGTGGAAATCGAGAATATTACAGAAACAACCATGTCACTAGAGGTACTAGACGGTCTTCCGGCTATTATCCCTTTTGGAATTGATGATGCTGCCTACAAAGCAGTTGGAAATACGCTAAAAAGCTGGATGGACGTTTTTAACCTTGAGAACGGGATTCCCTATTACAGGGTCCGTTCGTCGACGAATGATTCGGCAGAAGTCGAAGAGGTTTCAAAAGGGCATTTTTATCTAAGCTTTACAGAAGATGGGGAATTGATTTTACCAATCGTTGATACTGATTTGATATTTGGTTATAACAGCTCACTTTCCTATCCAAATGAATTTGAACAGAAATCAATTGAGGATTTAAAGAATGCAAAACCTGTAACATCCAATAAGGTACCATGTGGTTTTTCCGGTTTAGGTAAGGTGCTTGCATCTGGTGAGAAATTAACATTCTATACGCTAGTTGGTCATGTGAAGGACATCGGAATCATTAATGACAAGGCTGCTGAAGTTATGGCAAATGGTTATATGAATCAAAAGTATAGCGAAAGCCAGAGTCTGGTCTCGGAAATCACTGAAGATGCGATGACTAAAACGGATTCGCCCTTATTTGATGCTTATGTGAAACAGAGTTACCTTGACAATGTCCTTCGTGGAGGCTATCCAATTTTACTGGAGACTGAGAACACACCATTTGTATATTATGTGTTTTCCAGAAAACACGGGGACCTCGAAAGAGACTATAACTTTTTCTCTCTCGCTCCTGAATTCTTCTCCCAGGGAAATGGGAATTTCCGAGATGTGAATCAAAATCGTCGCAATGATGTATTTTTCCATCCGGAAACGGGAGTTTATAATATCAAGTTATTTATGAGCCTAATTCAACCCGATGGATATAACCCTCTTGTGGTAAAGGGATCAAGCTTTGAGGTTGCTAATCAGACAGAATGGACCTGGCTCGAGGAGATTGTTAGCGACGCAACAGATGTCAATTTTATTAAGAAAAAGCTTGAGGGAACATTTACACCTGGAGATTTGCTCCAGACCATCTCAGACAGAGACATCCAACTACAATTATCACTTCCTGATTTTCTTAAAAAGGTTCTTTCAAAGAGCAGCCAAAACATTGAGGCCGAGTTTGGAGAAGGCTATTGGATGGATCATTGGACGTATAATCTGGATTTGATTGAAAATTACCTAAAGGTTTTCCCGGAAAAAAGAAAGCAGCTACTTTTTGAAGAACATGACTACAAATATTTCTACAGCCCTGTATTTGTTCATCCTCGTTCGGAAAAATATGTCCTTACTGATGGGAAGGTCCGTCAGTATGAAGCGCTTTCGGAAGGAGAACACCAGCAAGGTTCAAACTGGGTGACAAGATCAAATGGTGAATTCTACACAGCAAACTTATACAGCAAACTATTCAATCTTGCTCTGATTAAATTTTCTACTCTGGATCCATACGGAATGGGAGTGGAGATGGAAGCGAACAAACCAGGTTGGAATGATTCAATGAATGGACTTCCAGGTTTATTCGGTTCAGCGATGAGTGAAACACTTGAGCTGAAACGCCTTCTTGAGTTTGTTACTGCTTCTGGACAGGAAGTGGAAGGGGATATTTTACTACCGATTGAAGTTTGTGAATTACTTGATTCCATCAATGACAGCCTAACCCAACATAGAGAGGGTCAATTAAATGATTTCGACTATTGGGACCAGGTAACAAGTGCTCGTGAACATTATCGTGAAGGAGTTACAAAGGGCTTTAAAGGTCAGGAAGTGAGCCTATCTATTCAGGCGCTCGCTGCTTATGCCAACCTTATGCTGGAGAAAACGAAAGTGGGAATTGATCGTGCAACAAAAATGGGCAATGGACTTATTCCTACCTATTTCTGTTTCGAAGCAGAGACATGGAAGAAAATCACCGACGAAAGCGGCAAAGAGAAAACAAATAAAAAGGGACTTACGCTTGTTAAGGTTGAATCATTCGATATTTCTATGCTTCCTCACTTCCTAGAAGGTCCTGCGAGAGAAATGAAGAGCACAGACTCCCAATCAGCTAAGTCAATTTATGAGCGTGTAAGGAATTCAGAGATATTCGATACGAACTTGAAAATGTATAAAACATCCGCTTCATTAGAGGAACAGAGCTTTGAAATTGGACGAGCGAGAGCCTTCACGCCGGGCTGGCTAGAGCGGGAATCCATCTTCATGCATATGGAATTTAAATATCTCCTTAGTGTTCTGAAGTCTGGTTTATATGAAGAGTTTTTTGATGATCTGACAAATGTGCTTCCACCATTCATGGATCCAGAAGTTTACGGAAGAAGTATTCTTGAAAATTCATCCTTTATTGCTAGCAGTGTAAATCCAGACCAAAGCCTTCACGGTCAGGGCTTTGTCGCAAGGCTTAGTGGCACGACCGCGGAATTTTTAAGCATCTGGCAATTAATGATGGTTGGGAAAGAATTCTTCACAGTGCAAGATTCTGAATTGACACTAAAGTTACAGCCTATTTTGCCAGCATGGCTATTTGATAAAAATGGAAGGGTTCACTTTAAGTTATTAGGACATACCGATGTAACCTACCATAATCCTTCTGGAAAAAACACATTTGGACCTGATGGAGTGAGGGTTGTTAAATATATCCTTCATATGGATGGCAGCAAGGTGGAAATTGCAGGAGAAAGAATTCAAGAAACATATGCAAAGGATATAAGAGGCGGAAAAATAGAAAGAATGGACGTTTATCTAGATTAA
- a CDS encoding glycoside hydrolase family 16 protein yields MKPTNEIDQKLTQNKEMITFSKLGDWQQWNLIWEETFKLPEIDTSKWNFVEGGWGFGNEESQYYTARKENARVENGMLILEARQEAYEKMGYTSAKLTTKGKAAWTYGRFSIRAKLPEGQGIWPAIWMMPEDMERYTGWPACGEIDIMEQIGHQPGTVYGTLHYGLPHTYTGENYTLPGNAKFSDDFHVFTLDWEPGEFRWYVDGVLYARQNKWFSKPGKTGENVPRYAPFDREFYLQLNLAVGGKWPGYPDETTTFPQQMMIDYIKVYQKQDD; encoded by the coding sequence ATGAAACCAACTAATGAGATAGACCAAAAACTTACTCAAAACAAAGAAATGATTACGTTTTCAAAACTAGGTGATTGGCAACAGTGGAATTTAATTTGGGAAGAAACTTTTAAACTTCCCGAAATAGATACAAGCAAATGGAATTTTGTTGAGGGTGGCTGGGGGTTCGGGAATGAAGAGTCCCAGTATTACACTGCTCGTAAAGAAAACGCAAGAGTAGAGAATGGAATGCTCATCCTTGAGGCACGACAGGAAGCTTATGAAAAGATGGGTTATACTTCTGCAAAGTTGACTACTAAGGGAAAAGCAGCATGGACATACGGGCGCTTTTCGATACGAGCCAAATTACCAGAAGGCCAAGGAATTTGGCCAGCAATCTGGATGATGCCTGAAGACATGGAGCGTTATACCGGATGGCCAGCTTGCGGGGAAATCGACATTATGGAACAGATTGGTCATCAGCCTGGCACTGTTTACGGAACCCTTCATTATGGGTTGCCTCACACTTACACCGGTGAAAATTATACATTGCCTGGAAACGCGAAGTTTTCGGATGATTTTCATGTCTTTACCTTGGACTGGGAACCAGGAGAATTTAGATGGTATGTAGATGGAGTCCTGTATGCTAGGCAGAACAAATGGTTCAGCAAACCAGGAAAAACGGGAGAGAATGTTCCTAGATATGCACCTTTTGACAGAGAGTTTTATTTGCAGCTCAACCTTGCTGTCGGTGGGAAATGGCCGGGATACCCCGACGAGACTACTACATTTCCGCAGCAGATGATGATTGATTATATAAAAGTTTACCAGAAACAGGACGATTAA